Part of the Nicotiana sylvestris chromosome 5, ASM39365v2, whole genome shotgun sequence genome is shown below.
TGCAGTTCCAAGTAAAGATTCAAGACAACATCTTCTTCAACACAAACTTTTCCTCTTCCTTTTTCTAGCACCATAGTTATCCTGTCAAAGCATCACACAACAGAAGTAAAATGATAAATCACAATTTTGGAAGGTGTACATAAATGGAGAACTTAATACACAATCAAGTGAAAAACCTGAACCATaccaaaattcaaattttttgAAAGTGTAGCGACAATTTTCTCCACATCTATTGCAATGTCCTCCTCTTCAGAATCATCTCAAGCTAAAAATAAGAAAATTTTAAAAGTTGTCAAACTACAACAAAgttcataaaataaaaattacctGATACTACCTTGATGTCCATAAATCCAATCTCTAGAACACAACTTAGCTTCTGCATTCTCTGGTAGAATAAAACTCTGGAATTTGCCAATAGCTCGACCACCAACACTAAAAGTTGACTCGGATGCAACTGTGCTGATAGGTATACTTAACAGGTCACGAGCCATCAATGAGAGTTCGGGATACTTACTCCTATTATCTTTCCAAAATATAAGCACGTCTAAATTTTCATTTCCTTTGCGTACTAATACATGTTCTTCCAAGTATAAATCCAACTGTGTCTTTTCTAAACTATACTTAGACGGACTTTCAAACATGTCAAATTCATCCATTTCGTTCATTATTTCGTCATAACATCCATGACTACTACTTCCAACAATTCCAACATCAGATATTGTCATGTATTCTTTAAACAACCTATGCAAATTATCCTCAACAATCTTAACTTTTTCATTGCAAGTCAAAAGATCAAGTTTTGAGAAGCAAAACTTCTCAAAACTTTATCAATTTAAACTTATATCGAGGATCAAGGACAATCGCCATAGAAGCAATTGGACTATAGTCGTCTTGCCAATATTTTGTAAACTTCTTCTCCATTTCCATAGCCATCGCCTTAATATTAGGATCCTCACTACCTACCTATCTCTTCCCTTATCAACATATGGATTTTTCAAACTTTATGAAAATATAAATTGGCTGTAGGATAACGGCTCCCAGAAAATAGTGTAGTGATTTCATAAAAAGGCCTTAAAAACTTAGCAATTGTTTCAGCTTTAACCCAATCCTCATCTGAAGGGCAATATGTAAAATCTTTGTCAAGTATCTTGAAGTCAGAAAATGCTCGACGATAAGGAAAAGCGCTATGAAGCATCAAATATGTATAATTCCACCTTGTAGACACATCTTGGCGCACTTTTCCCGTTAACTTTAAACCAAGATTCTTGATACACTCAACAAATTTTACAATCCTTGACTCAGAACCTTTAATATATTTTATACTTTCTCTAAT
Proteins encoded:
- the LOC138869418 gene encoding zinc finger BED domain-containing protein DAYSLEEPER-like, coding for MAMEMEKKFTKYWQDDYSPIASMAIVLDPRYKFKLIKLFKEYMTISDVGIVGSSSHGCYDEIMNEMDEFDMFESPSKYSLEKTQLDLYLEEHVLVRKGNENLDVLIFWKDNRSKYPELSLMARDLLSIPISTVASESTFSVGGRAIGKFQSFILPENAEAKLCSRDWIYGHQGSIRITMVLEKGRGKVCVEEDVVLNLYLELQLITCTAINLLIVV